The following proteins are co-located in the Paralichthys olivaceus isolate ysfri-2021 chromosome 2, ASM2471397v2, whole genome shotgun sequence genome:
- the slc25a34 gene encoding solute carrier family 25 member 34: MTSSQLLDTSSTESVFGAQPPHRMTSTVSAVPCDVFGPSPPPPAVWPPLDFALGALACCAACVFTNPLEVVKTRLQLQGELCARGSYQRHYRGALQALWVVGRTDGLRGLQKGLSVGLIYQGMMNGVRLGSYSYCEAFGITSLHGGSLLAGAGAGALGAFIASPAYLVKTHLQAQTVEAIAVGHQHNHLGVSDAFTSIYRREGLIGLWRGVNGAVPRVMVGSAAQLATFTSAKDWVSHTQWLSPNRWLTALVAAMISGVAVAITMTPFDVISTRLYNQPVDEFRRGRLYHGFSDCMLKVCQAEGLLGFYKGMGPVFLRLAPHTVLSMLFWDLMRHHRVDQSQGRS; encoded by the exons ATGACCAGTTCTCAGCTGCTGGACACTTCATCCACAGAATCTGTGTTTGGTGCCCAGCCTCCCCACAGGATGACATCCACGGTGTCTGCGGTCCCCTGTGATGTCTTTGGCCCCTCGCCGCCCCCTCCAGCTGTTTGGCCACCCCTGGACTTCGCCCTGGGTGCTCTGGCCTGCTGCGCGGCATGTGTGTTCACCAATCCCCTGGAGGTTGTGAAGACCCGTCTGCAGCTCCAGGGAGAGCTGTGTGCACGTGGATCCTACCAGAGGCACTACCGGGGAGCCCTCCAGGCCCTGTGGGTGGTGGGCCGCACAGACGGGCTCCGGGGCCTGCAGAAGGGCCTCTCAGTCGGCCTGATCTACCAGGGTATGATGAATGGTGTGAGGCTGGGCTCCTATTCCTACTGTGAAGCTTTTGGTATCACCTCACTGCACGGGGGGAGTCTGCTGGCAGGGGCAGGGGCTGGGGCACTGGGGGCCTTCATTGCCTCTCCTGCTTACCTG GTGAAGACTCATCTCCAAGCTCAAACTGTGGAAGCCATAGCAGTCGGTCACCAGCATAACCATCTG gGAGTGTCTGATGCCTTTACCTCCATCTATAGAAGAGAAGGTTTGATTGGTCTCTGGAGGGGTGTGAACGGGGCCGTGCCGCGAGTCATGGTGGGATCAGCTGCTCAGCTGGCGACCTTCACCTCGGCCAAGGATTGGGTGTCACATACCCAG TGGCTCAGTCCAAACAGATGGCTCACGGCATTGGTCGCTGCCATGATCAGCGGCGTCGCTGTGGCCATCACCATGACGCCATTTGACGTCATTAGCACGAGGCTCTACAACCAGCCAGTGGATGAGTTTCGTCGG GGACGTCTGTACCATGGGTTTTCAGACTGTATGCTGAAGGTGTGCCAAGCTGAAGGGCTGCTGGGGTTTTACAAGGGCATGGGCCCAGTCTTCCTACGTTTGGCCCCACACACAGTGCTCAGCATGCTCTTCTGGGACCTGATGAGGCATCATAGAGTCGACCAGAGCCAGGGGAGGAGCTAA